The Symphalangus syndactylus isolate Jambi chromosome 3, NHGRI_mSymSyn1-v2.1_pri, whole genome shotgun sequence genome has a segment encoding these proteins:
- the LOC129478273 gene encoding glycodelin codes for MQCLLLTLGAALVCGIPATDIPQTMQDVELPKLAGTWHSMAMATNNVSLMVTLKAPLRVHITSLWPTPEDNLEIVLHRWENHSCVEKKVLGEKTENPKKFKINYTVVNEAMLLDTDYDNFLFLCLKDTTTPIQSMMCQYLARVLVEDDEIMQGFIRAFRPLPRHLWYLLDLKEMEEPCRF; via the exons ATGCAGTGCCTCCTCCTCACCCTGGGTGCGGCCCTGGTCTGTGGTATCCCGGCCACGGACATCCCCCAGACCATGCAGGACGTGGAGCTCCCAAAG TTGGCAGGGACCTGGCACTCCATGGCCATGGCGACCAACAACGTCTCCCTCATGGTGACACTGAAGGCCCCTCTGAGGGTCCACATCACCTCACTGTGGCCCACTCCCGAGGACAACCTGGAGATCGTTCTGCACAGATG GGAGAACCACAGCTGTGTTGAGAAGAAGGTCCTTGGAGAGAAGACTGAGAATCcaaagaagttcaagatcaact ATACGGTGGTGAACGAGGCTATGCTGCTCGATACTGACTACGACAATTTCCTGTTTCTCTGCCTAAAGGACACCACCACCCCCATCCAGAGCATGATGTGCCAGTACCTGG CCAGAGTCCTGGTGGAGGACGATGAGATCATGCAGGGATTCATCAGGGCTTTCAGGCCCCTGCCCAGGCACCTATGGTACTTGCTGGACTTGAAAGAGATGGAAG AGCCGTGCCGTTTCTAG